A genomic segment from Nicotiana sylvestris chromosome 1, ASM39365v2, whole genome shotgun sequence encodes:
- the LOC104218577 gene encoding uncharacterized protein → MDYLRQSQAEKLQEALDMGEIDTGKCLNQELGLARAADTRWGSHYKSFKNFIYMFGSIIDVLDTIVVDAWSLEERAKPTGYLRTRQTFEVDFMLHLMRNVLVITNELNASLELRGEGWDPLIDKVSAFCIKHDIVIPNFDEFYVNSRRSRRKVTEHTISHHYRVNVFIKIIDWQLHELNERFNEETTDLLMGVVCLNPVDSFSNFDIKKILRMAELYLDDFDENIIITLENQLATYIVDVRDVDERFSNLKGLSDLSEKLVKTKKHLNYPFVFRLVKFALLLPVATATVERAFPAMKLIKSEL, encoded by the exons ATGGATTATCTTCGACAATCTCAAGCAGAAAAACTTCAAGAGGCATTAGATATGGGAGAAATTGATACTGGCAAATGCTTAAATCAAGAACTTGGTCTAGCTAGAGCTGCTGATACTCGTTGGGGATCACACTATAAATCTTTTAAGAACTTTATTTATATGTTTGGCTCTATTATTGATGTTCTAGATACTATCGTTGTTGATGCTTGGTCTTTAGAAGAAAGAGCTAAGCCAACAGGATATCTTAGAACACGTCAAACATTTGAGGTTGATTTCATGTTACACTTAATGAGAAATGTTTTGGTGATcacaaatgagcttaatgcatcCTTAGA GCTAAGGGGTGAAGGATGGGATCCACTTATTGATAAAGTGTCTGCATTTTGTATCAAGCATGACATAGTGATACCTAATTTTGATGAGTTCTATGTTAACTCTAGAAGATCTCGACGCAAAGTTACAGAGCATACCATTTCACATCACTATCGTGTTAATGTGTTTATTAAGATTATTGATTGGCAACTTCATGAACTCAATGAGCGTTTTAATGAGGAGACAACAGATTTGCTTATGGGAGTCGTTTGCTTGAATCCAGTTGACTCATTTTCTAATTTTGACATTAAGAAGATATTGAGAATGGCTGAATTATATCTTGATGATTTTGATGAAAATATTATAATTACTCTTGAGAATCAGCTTGCAACTTATATCGTTGATGTCCGTGATGTTGATGAAAGGTTCTCTAATTTAAAAGGACTTAGTGATCTTTCTGAAAAGCTAGTTAAGACAAAGAAGCATTTGAATTATCCATTTGTGTTTCGCCTAGTAAAATTTGCGTTGCTCCTACCAGTTGCCACTGCTACAGTTGAAAGAGCTTTTCCCGCAATGAAGTTGATCAAGAGTGAATTGTGA